ATATAGGCATCTGTATTGTAACCATCTAGATTTGAACAGGTACGTCTCATCTGAAGTCCACTGCATATAATGCAATTGCTTCCTGTGAGCTTTTGTAACCAGTTAGACTGTGGTTCATTTTTCTGTCATACTCAGTCCTGACACTGATTTGAACCCCTTAGCTTATAAGCAGGAAAGCAATAGTATAGTCTAGCTTTTGTGGAGGGTGACGCAGTGAATTACTCAGCTGTACTCCTGTGAGAGGTCAGGGAGCATAAACTAGGCAAGAAGCTAGTTAAACTAACAAGTGCTGTTGCTGcaagaataaaggaaaacaaaatatccaTGAATAAATACAAGCTGGAAATCATAGGTTTCTGATTATCAGGAGGAGGAGTTGGTGGGGGAATTCTGCAGCTGCACAACAGCAGCAAGTCTAACCAGTTTTGCAATAGTGATTGCTAATTTTAAGAAGACAACTTTGTGAGCTGGTGTGTGTCCTGTGACTATAACAAATGAAACAATTGACCCAGGAGCTTCCCTCCAGGCCTGTATTCTTACAGTTACTATGGGCTTTGATGATAACCCATAGTGAATTGTCGGCAAACTGTCTGCCTACTGCAGTAACCAGTGAATAGCAAAGATGCCAAACAGGAAGATGAAGCGTAAATGCTTTCAAATGTTAGGAGATTTGGATTTAAACAGTTGGTTCTGTCCTTGCCCCTCTGAATCCTCATTCTGACTCAGACAGCAGAAAACCTTGGAGAACAGCCCTGGTAATTTGGTTTCCATCCCCCCATCCTGAGTCTTGACAAGCCCAAAACTCTACCCTAACCCCCCCCACTGGGGTCTGAATTATGCTTGGGCCCCTGACTGCTGTTAATTCATTTAGCTCACTTACAATGTTTATGCAAAAGAGCAAATGACCTTGGTTTTCTGTATGGAGACCTTACAACTTCACCAGTTTTCCCTGCTATCAAGCCTGTCTGTTAAACTCTGCTTCCTCCCAAACGTTTAGGATGTTGCACTTGCTTGACAAGTAGAATAAGAAATTTAAACCTATCATTGCTATTTCTTTGGATATATTCCCATTTTCCATGTATCACTTCCTCATGCCAGCCACAGACAAATGGTATTTACCTTATCTTGTACTCCAGCAAACTCGATCACCTGTTTAGCTATAGCAGCAAATTCTGGGTTGAACTCCACAGTGAGGAGACGAGCACCAGCCTTCAACATCCGTGCAATCCTAACTGCCGAGTAACCACAGTATGTTCCCAGCTCCAAAGCAACCGAAGGTTTGATCTCCTCCACTGTCTTGTCTAGAATTAAACCTGAATAAAATGGAAATGGGTTAACTTCTGACAAAATCGGACTGGTTCATATATAGAAAGGTAAGTTAGTGACGAGAAACTTAAAGTTCCAGTGCTCAGTTGCTCAGGATATTCAAAATTTAAGGGCTGATGTCAAACTATACACTGTTTCCTTTGCAAACTGTCTGTGATCAAGTGATCATGGACATTCTAACATTCAAAGTGCAGATTTTCAACTAGAAAAATCCTAATTTTGCAATGTAAATATTTCTGAGTGAGGAAATGCTGGAATTAACTGAAACATTTTTagtattaaaagggaaaaatgtagTGTTTTATTTCCAAGAACTTATTGCAAAACCTGACTATATTTGTGAAATATAAAACTCCTGAATTTTGAGTGCTCATAATTTATTGCAAATGTTACTTGCAGTAATCTGATGTAACACTTCTCATCCTAAACAGTTGtcctccaagggaaaaaaaattagttagaAAGTTGCAAAGTATTTGGATTCACTAGATAAATTTATGGGATGGAAAACGTTAGTCAGttgttaacaacaacaacaaaatgtttccaaaatgaGGTGACAGCATACTATATCCAGAAGATAGGAGGAAAAAGATTTCATTGTCAGAAAACTGTTCCCTCTCTTACTTGTATGGATAGATACTAGACAGCtcattttaaaaggcatttgaagggattttttttctgacccATCTATTTTCTAAGCATACGTATACATTttattatgtgattttttttttctaataggtCATTTGTTTATGAATAGTATGATGTGCTACCGCTTGCATTTGAGACTCTGCGATCACTCTGGACATCTTGGAATTAAAGATTTATTAACTTTCTACAGATCATCTGAAGAAAAGTCATCTAGAGTGAAGCTTTTAGGAATATAATCCCAAATGATCTAAGTTTAGAGCTTTAACAATTCCTACTCAGGCACTGTCTACTGTTCTACTGCCCTAAGTACCCCAGCATGGTATGCAGAGGAGCTGGATTCACAAAATGTACCCGTGACATAGGAGCATTTTAATTACAATGCTTACAGTTGTGTTTCATTAGCTATGTTAATCCTAGACTAAGCAAATTCCTCTAACAATTTCCCACCAGAAAGTgtatactgtaaaaaaaaaaaaaaacaaaaacaaaaaaacaaaaaaaaaccaaaaaccttttGTATTTAATTCCCAAGGGAATATGTTAATATTTTGCCATTAGTTTTATGAAAAGACTGCATCTTAAAACTATGAAAAGACTTCCCTGCAtctaagaaaaagaatataatatTTTGTCCATGTTGTTTTAGGAGATGAGAACAAGACAATTTACTTGCTAAGTAGCAGCAAAGTCTGATAGCTGCTTCTGTGTACTACAAGTGTGGGATCTCTCCCTTCAAAAGTACATTGTCTTTAACTTGTTTGCAGATACAAAATTCATGTGGTTTaaaatacttcactttttttATATAGCATCCTTCAGTTGAAAATCTGAAAGTGCTTCAAGTAATTACGCCTCAAAGCCACCCTGTGTGGGAATTGAGGTACAATGTAGCTCTAGAGTTTCCCATAACTTGTCACCCTTTGCTTACACAGTTGCAGTGTACACAACATGCACAAAACAAGATTTAGTCCCATGACTTCTGGATCTCACTGGAGACCCATTCTCAAAGACATCTGCACAAGCATGCACTATTGTCTGCAGAATTATTTTGCTGACCACAAGGCTGCTGTGGGTCGTTTTTTAGCAGACAGCAGTGGCGGTGTGAATTCAGTAACATGTCCTGTACTGTACTAGCCTCAGATGATATTTCAAGGTATCCCGATGCAATTACCTTTTTCCTTGCCCACATTCATGGCCCACTCCTTCTGGGAGCAGTACTTATCTATAGTGTCAATGACACTACAGGGGTCCCCCCGGACTGCGTTCTGCAGCACAAAATTCAAAATCCTCTGTTCTTTGGTCTGATTCATGATGAAATTGGTTATTTTCTCCCGGATTTTTTCATTCCAGAGAAGGGCAGCAGTGCCGTTTCTCCTGATGAGTACCCCAaagagcagcagaaggaagagcagGACGAATACAATGAACAAAAGAACTGAAGAGCTCTCCAGCATCtggaatgaaagaggaaaaacagcctaGGTTTAAGGTGGCACAGGAGAGAGCTATTTTTTGTGTAAATATTAAGCTCAATAACTCACAATGAACCATCCTGAACAGGAACACACTAAATTTAATTACAACACTGTACAGAATAGCTGAAAACGGTTCTCTGTCACTCAGTGATGGATTGTGCTCTGTGGCACTCCCTTTAGAAGCAAATGCTACAGGCAGTCAACAAGTGGCTTTATTTAATGCTCTGATCCCTTCCCCCACACAGCTGTCAGCCCTGGCTCCAAACATGCCACTGCACAAGGAGGCTCTTAATGAGCATCAAACCTCTTCTAAccattttttaaaggatttaaaatCTCAAATAATTAGACTCTGCATGTGATCTCACTCTAATCTTTGAGCACTGGGAAACTTCTGAGCTAGCCTTGGCAAGAGAATAGCAAACTCCTCACCTTTTAATTCTGAGCTACCTTGCATGCAGACCTCCTTGTTAGCCCTGCCCCTCTGGCAtgctctgcagagaaacagaggctgaATGGTTCAGTAGGACTCAAGCTGCCCCCCTCCTTCCAGAGCTTGCAGCAAAGCTAAAGGCTTGAATCAGATAAGTACCCAGGCTCATGAAATTCAAGAGACATGAGAAGAGCACATTGTTTTTCTGTGGTGGGCAGGCTCCTTTATCTGATGGGATTGTACCTGTTCTTCCCCTGAAATTCAGTGTTGCAGCTGCAGGTTCCTGTGTGCGCGCAGCACAGGTagcggggggggggtgtgtgtgtgtgcgtgtgtgtgtaactGTCCATCTCTGTGAGTTCAGGGCATCTGAACATAAAGCTCACCAGATGGGATGCATGTCACCCTGTATGGCTCAAGCAATAAATCCTGTCAAAGCTGTTTACTCTGATGGATTTCAAACAAGACCGTATACAGGAAGGCACTCTTATTTCCACACAAGAGTTACAGCATAGAAGACCTGGTAAGAAAGGATTCTTAAAATTAAAGATTTGACTTAGCCTTTGAGAAAGTGCAAAACTAAGGGCTGCGACTTGCTTGAGGCTCTAGCTAAGCGCCTCTCGTACAACACAAAACACGCCTCATTTCTGATGATACAGCTTGTAACACCTCTACTTTTCCAGCTGCCTCCCacaagcaggagctgagagctgcaCGCTGGGTGGGGAGCACAGGCTGGCGTGTGCTCTGGTTAGCAGTAGGATTAGGTTCGTTTGTTCTTGAAATCTAATCCAGCACTTGAACACAGGTCTAGGGATTCAGAAGCTAGTTCTTAACCATAGTAC
This is a stretch of genomic DNA from Dromaius novaehollandiae isolate bDroNov1 chromosome 17, bDroNov1.hap1, whole genome shotgun sequence. It encodes these proteins:
- the COMT gene encoding catechol O-methyltransferase — translated: MLESSSVLLFIVFVLLFLLLLFGVLIRRNGTAALLWNEKIREKITNFIMNQTKEQRILNFVLQNAVRGDPCSVIDTIDKYCSQKEWAMNVGKEKGLILDKTVEEIKPSVALELGTYCGYSAVRIARMLKAGARLLTVEFNPEFAAIAKQVIEFAGVQDKVNILEGPSEEIIPQLKKKYEVDTLDFVFLDHWKDRYSSDTILLQECNLLRKGSVLLADNVICPGAPEFLNYVRNNPHFQCSNYPAHLEYMAVQDAMEKAVFLG